One Oncorhynchus clarkii lewisi isolate Uvic-CL-2024 chromosome 28, UVic_Ocla_1.0, whole genome shotgun sequence genomic region harbors:
- the LOC139387443 gene encoding T-cell acute lymphocytic leukemia protein 1-like isoform X2 → MEKMKLDLCPGSPGAKLCIPLKQDSIRENGCQDLEDSKEGNFNGERVKTDDAPLRNTRNGTIILNGVAKETAYDALDLKREVPVIELLRRDDIKTGQQRTDSQTVPITELRRPPVPLPLPHRDALIDARMVQLSPNAFPLPARAMLYNLAQPLAAINSLGGESEQYGMYPSNRVKRRPAPYEVELDEAGQPKIVRRIFTNSRERWRQQNVNGAFSELRKLIPTHPPDKKLSKNEILRLAMKYISFLSNLLDDQDGGATVGVGDGTGLLVGGREGGPQGPRQDGVGLAREDDLLLQGTLSPGSSCGSLPDGDGSPESFTEDQDSPPAQRTVPVPRGRDLRRNARPQDGGSQR, encoded by the exons ATGGAAAAAATGAAGCTGGATCTTTGTCCTGGAAGTCCCGGTGCCAAATTATGCATCCCGCTGAAGCAGGATTCCATCAGGGAGAATGGGTGCCAAGACCTGGAGGACTCGAAGGAGGGGAACTTCAATGGGGAAAGGGTTAAGACAGATGACGCGCCTCTGCGGAACACGCGCAACGGGACCATCATCCTAAACGGCGTTGCCAAGGAAACCGCTTACGACGCCCTTGACCTGAAAAGGGAAGTACCAGTGATCGAGCTCTTGAGGAGAGACGATATAAAGACGGGACAGCAGAGAACCGACAGTCAAACGGTACCGATCACGGAGCTTCGCAGACCACCCGTGCCGTTGCCGCTGCCGCACCGAGACGCGCTGATCGACGCTCGAATGGTTCAGCTGAGCCCAAACGCGTTCCCTCTCCCGGCGCGAGCAATGCTCTACAACTTGGCGCAACCTCTCGCTGCAATCAACAG TCTTGGAGGGGAGTCGGAACAGTACGGCATGTACCCCAGCAACAGGGTAAAGCGCCGTCCTGCGCCTTACGAGGTTGAGCTCGACGAGG CTGGCCAACCAAAGATCGTAAGGCGGATCTTCACCAACAGCCGGGAGCGCTGGCGGCAGCAGAATGTCAACGGGGCGTTCTCCGAGCTCCGCAAGCTcatccccacccacccaccggaCAAGAAGCTGAGCAAGAACGAGATCCTGCGTCTGGCCATGAAGTACATCAGCTTCCTGTCCAACCTGCTGGACGACCAGGACGGAGGGGCCACCGTGGGCGTGGGTGACGGGACAGGGCTGCTGGTGGGGGGCCGTGAGGGTGGACCCCAGGGCCCTCGTCAGGACGGGGTGGGACTGGCCAGGGAGGACGACCTCCTCCTCCAGGGCACGTTGTCGCCCGGGTCCAGCTGTGGGAGTCTGCCAGACGGGGACGGCAGCCCCGAGAGCTTCACCGAGGACCAAGACTCACCTCCAGCCCAGAGAACTGTGCCCGTGCCGCGCGGTAGGGACCTACGACGCAATGCACGCCCACAAGATGGCGGCAGCCAGCGATGA
- the LOC139387443 gene encoding T-cell acute lymphocytic leukemia protein 1-like isoform X1 — MEKMKLDLCPGSPGAKLCIPLKQDSIRENGCQDLEDSKEGNFNGERVKTDDAPLRNTRNGTIILNGVAKETAYDALDLKREVPVIELLRRDDIKTGQQRTDSQTVPITELRRPPVPLPLPHRDALIDARMVQLSPNAFPLPARAMLYNLAQPLAAINSLGGESEQYGMYPSNRVKRRPAPYEVELDEGRRILDLSKYAGQPKIVRRIFTNSRERWRQQNVNGAFSELRKLIPTHPPDKKLSKNEILRLAMKYISFLSNLLDDQDGGATVGVGDGTGLLVGGREGGPQGPRQDGVGLAREDDLLLQGTLSPGSSCGSLPDGDGSPESFTEDQDSPPAQRTVPVPRGRDLRRNARPQDGGSQR; from the exons ATGGAAAAAATGAAGCTGGATCTTTGTCCTGGAAGTCCCGGTGCCAAATTATGCATCCCGCTGAAGCAGGATTCCATCAGGGAGAATGGGTGCCAAGACCTGGAGGACTCGAAGGAGGGGAACTTCAATGGGGAAAGGGTTAAGACAGATGACGCGCCTCTGCGGAACACGCGCAACGGGACCATCATCCTAAACGGCGTTGCCAAGGAAACCGCTTACGACGCCCTTGACCTGAAAAGGGAAGTACCAGTGATCGAGCTCTTGAGGAGAGACGATATAAAGACGGGACAGCAGAGAACCGACAGTCAAACGGTACCGATCACGGAGCTTCGCAGACCACCCGTGCCGTTGCCGCTGCCGCACCGAGACGCGCTGATCGACGCTCGAATGGTTCAGCTGAGCCCAAACGCGTTCCCTCTCCCGGCGCGAGCAATGCTCTACAACTTGGCGCAACCTCTCGCTGCAATCAACAG TCTTGGAGGGGAGTCGGAACAGTACGGCATGTACCCCAGCAACAGGGTAAAGCGCCGTCCTGCGCCTTACGAGGTTGAGCTCGACGAGGGTAGGCGCATTTTAGATCTTTCTAAGTATG CTGGCCAACCAAAGATCGTAAGGCGGATCTTCACCAACAGCCGGGAGCGCTGGCGGCAGCAGAATGTCAACGGGGCGTTCTCCGAGCTCCGCAAGCTcatccccacccacccaccggaCAAGAAGCTGAGCAAGAACGAGATCCTGCGTCTGGCCATGAAGTACATCAGCTTCCTGTCCAACCTGCTGGACGACCAGGACGGAGGGGCCACCGTGGGCGTGGGTGACGGGACAGGGCTGCTGGTGGGGGGCCGTGAGGGTGGACCCCAGGGCCCTCGTCAGGACGGGGTGGGACTGGCCAGGGAGGACGACCTCCTCCTCCAGGGCACGTTGTCGCCCGGGTCCAGCTGTGGGAGTCTGCCAGACGGGGACGGCAGCCCCGAGAGCTTCACCGAGGACCAAGACTCACCTCCAGCCCAGAGAACTGTGCCCGTGCCGCGCGGTAGGGACCTACGACGCAATGCACGCCCACAAGATGGCGGCAGCCAGCGATGA